In Yersinia enterocolitica subsp. enterocolitica, one DNA window encodes the following:
- a CDS encoding CidB/LrgB family autolysis modulator — translation MISNLWWSLPLTLIVFFSARRLARWLKMPLLNPLLISMVVIIPLLLVTHMPYANYFAGSKVLNDLLQPAVVALAFPLYEQLHQIRARWKSIISICFIGSITAMVSGTAVALWMGATPEIAASVLPKSVTTPIAMAVAESIHGLPAISAVCVIFVGILGAVFGHSLLNLLKITTKASRGLAMGTASHALGTARCAELDFQEGAFSSLALVICGIITSLLAPFLFPVLLHLFG, via the coding sequence ATGATCAGTAACTTATGGTGGTCGCTGCCACTCACGTTAATTGTGTTCTTCAGCGCACGCCGTTTGGCCCGCTGGTTGAAAATGCCTTTGCTGAACCCTTTGCTGATATCAATGGTTGTTATCATTCCATTGTTGTTGGTGACACATATGCCTTATGCCAATTATTTTGCAGGCAGCAAAGTACTAAACGACCTGTTGCAGCCGGCCGTGGTGGCGTTGGCTTTCCCGCTGTATGAGCAATTGCATCAAATTCGCGCGCGCTGGAAATCAATCATTAGCATCTGTTTTATCGGTAGTATAACCGCTATGGTCAGTGGCACTGCTGTGGCCCTGTGGATGGGGGCAACCCCTGAAATTGCCGCCTCGGTATTACCTAAATCTGTTACCACGCCTATTGCTATGGCGGTGGCCGAATCTATTCATGGTTTACCGGCCATCAGCGCAGTGTGCGTTATTTTTGTCGGGATTCTGGGGGCGGTGTTTGGCCACAGCTTGTTGAATTTGTTAAAAATTACCACCAAAGCTTCGCGCGGTCTGGCAATGGGGACTGCATCGCACGCCCTGGGTACCGCTCGCTGTGCTGAGTTAGATTTTCAGGAAGGGGCATTCAGCTCACTGGCCTTGGTCATTTGTGGGATTATCACCTCACTGCTAGCGCCCTTTTTGTTTCCGGTGCTGCTACATTTATTTGGCTAA
- a CDS encoding CidA/LrgA family protein has translation MRNVTSLGWQYLRAFVIIYLCLWAGKAVTLLLPISIPGSILGMLILFALLSSQILPSTWVKPGCHLLIRYMALLFVPIGVGVMQYYDQLTKQFGPIVVSCFVSTLVVMLVVGYSSHFVHRERKVIGSPTHTEEDK, from the coding sequence ATGCGCAATGTGACTTCACTTGGCTGGCAGTATCTGCGGGCTTTCGTTATTATTTATCTGTGTTTGTGGGCAGGTAAAGCAGTGACCTTACTGCTGCCCATCAGCATCCCCGGCAGCATCCTCGGGATGCTGATTTTGTTTGCCCTGCTTTCCTCACAGATTTTGCCTTCGACATGGGTAAAGCCCGGTTGTCACCTGCTAATTCGTTACATGGCGCTGCTGTTTGTGCCGATCGGTGTTGGCGTTATGCAATATTATGACCAGCTCACCAAGCAGTTTGGCCCGATCGTAGTTTCCTGCTTTGTCAGTACCTTGGTGGTGATGTTGGTCGTCGGCTACAGCTCGCATTTTGTCCATCGTGAGCGCAAGGTGATAGGTTCTCCCACTCATACCGAGGAGGACAAATGA
- a CDS encoding MFS transporter, with translation MKGFPSRVTNLLIASLVLTIGRAVTLPFITIYLAEHFQLAPDKVGLVLGASLTLGIFTSLYGGYLVDKFNKKRLILLAITLFSATFFTLPWIEHPAWIILILALLHSAYSVYGIAIKACFADWLPVNERIKAFSANYTLVNVGWAVGPGLGVLVVSMGPQVPFIISGILALLVAITLKFRIDSADMSVTEHTQTESVPDFRQTFRILRHDKRLIYFTVGSMLSAIVFGQFSGYLSQYLITVSDAKFAYQVIGAVMTVNAAIVITLQYLLSRRMNQQNLMRWLMLGTLFFIIGLFGFMAAQQSIPVWMLAMAIFSLGEIIVIPVEYLFIDFIAPANLKGSYYGVQNLGQLGGAANPVLCGFLLAYAAPEMMFYMLIVAAILGLVFFYRGYQLAKSPAQQPSQLQDES, from the coding sequence ATGAAAGGATTTCCATCGCGTGTCACTAACCTGCTAATTGCCTCGCTGGTGTTGACCATTGGCCGAGCGGTAACGCTTCCGTTTATCACTATCTATTTGGCCGAACATTTTCAGCTAGCGCCAGACAAGGTTGGGCTGGTGTTGGGAGCAAGTTTGACCTTGGGGATTTTCACCAGCCTGTATGGCGGTTATCTGGTGGATAAATTCAATAAAAAGCGCTTGATTTTGCTGGCAATTACCCTGTTCTCTGCCACCTTTTTTACCTTGCCGTGGATTGAACATCCGGCGTGGATTATCCTGATTTTAGCATTGCTGCATTCGGCATACTCAGTCTATGGCATCGCTATTAAAGCCTGTTTTGCCGACTGGTTGCCAGTCAATGAGCGCATCAAAGCCTTCTCGGCCAACTACACACTTGTCAATGTTGGCTGGGCGGTTGGCCCAGGATTGGGTGTTTTGGTCGTCAGTATGGGGCCGCAAGTCCCCTTTATCATTTCGGGCATACTGGCGTTGTTGGTTGCCATCACACTGAAATTTAGAATCGACAGTGCAGATATGTCGGTCACGGAGCATACGCAGACTGAATCTGTACCAGATTTCCGCCAAACATTTCGTATTTTGCGCCATGACAAACGACTGATCTATTTCACCGTCGGCAGCATGCTCAGTGCCATTGTCTTTGGTCAGTTCTCCGGCTATTTATCTCAATACCTGATTACTGTTTCTGATGCCAAATTTGCTTATCAGGTAATTGGAGCTGTGATGACGGTCAATGCGGCCATTGTCATTACCTTGCAATACCTATTAAGTCGCCGTATGAATCAACAGAACTTAATGCGCTGGCTAATGCTAGGGACGCTGTTCTTTATTATTGGTTTGTTCGGATTTATGGCCGCGCAACAGTCAATCCCCGTGTGGATGCTAGCAATGGCGATTTTCTCATTGGGTGAGATTATTGTTATCCCAGTCGAATATCTGTTTATCGATTTTATTGCACCCGCGAATCTCAAAGGCAGTTACTATGGCGTACAGAACCTCGGTCAATTAGGTGGCGCGGCGAATCCGGTACTCTGCGGTTTTCTGTTAGCCTATGCCGCACCGGAGATGATGTTCTACATGTTGATTGTGGCGGCTATTTTAGGGTTGGTATTTTTCTATCGTGGCTACCAATTAGCCAAATCGCCAGCCCAGCAACCCTCTCAGTTGCAAGACGAGTCGTAA
- a CDS encoding LVIVD repeat-containing protein, which produces MAAQGVLPTPEYSCNMRLIGHSDQGGKPDGVQVMVHRGFAYVGHMVSQGVSIIDVRDAKKPRPAGFIAAPPNTWNVHLQAHDDLLLVINARDLFADASFAEEKVYYTRSVAQTISTRQEGRSWSAGLRIFDISVPNKPREISFLPLDGIGIHRIWYVGGRWAYVSALLDGYSDYIFLTIDLADPQKPQVAGRYALPGMHTAAGEQASWPEGKRYALHHAIISGDTAYGSWRDGGLTLLDVSDRTEPKLISHRNWSPPFGGGTHTALPLPDRDLLVVLDEAVLDNQEDGEKHIWVFDIREPSNPVSISTFPVPDERDYVKKGAHFGPHNLHENRPGSFISSSLIFATYQNAGVRAYDISNPYQPKETGALVPAAPEKMMDKRPGRPQVIQSCDVFVDAQGIIYSTDYNGGLSIIEYLG; this is translated from the coding sequence ATGGCAGCGCAAGGAGTTTTGCCAACACCTGAATACAGCTGCAATATGCGGCTGATTGGTCATAGTGATCAGGGTGGAAAACCCGATGGCGTGCAGGTGATGGTGCATCGTGGTTTCGCTTATGTCGGCCATATGGTGTCCCAGGGCGTTTCGATTATTGATGTACGAGATGCAAAAAAACCACGTCCGGCTGGTTTTATCGCCGCGCCACCCAATACGTGGAATGTACACTTACAAGCTCATGATGACCTGCTACTGGTCATTAATGCCCGTGACTTGTTTGCTGACGCTAGTTTTGCCGAAGAGAAAGTGTATTACACCCGCTCAGTGGCCCAAACGATTAGTACCCGGCAAGAAGGCCGTAGTTGGAGTGCCGGTTTACGTATTTTTGATATTTCGGTACCGAACAAGCCCCGCGAGATAAGTTTCCTGCCACTTGATGGTATAGGTATCCACCGTATCTGGTATGTCGGTGGGCGCTGGGCCTATGTTTCTGCGCTGCTCGACGGCTACAGTGATTATATTTTTCTAACCATTGATTTGGCTGATCCGCAAAAACCACAGGTTGCTGGGCGTTATGCTTTGCCCGGTATGCATACCGCTGCGGGCGAACAAGCCAGCTGGCCTGAAGGTAAGCGCTATGCATTGCACCATGCCATTATCAGCGGTGATACAGCTTACGGCAGTTGGCGTGATGGTGGCCTGACACTATTAGATGTCAGCGACCGCACTGAGCCAAAACTTATCAGTCATCGTAACTGGAGCCCCCCTTTTGGTGGCGGGACTCATACTGCGCTTCCCCTGCCAGATCGCGACTTACTGGTGGTGCTGGATGAAGCAGTACTGGATAATCAAGAGGATGGCGAGAAACATATTTGGGTATTTGATATTCGTGAGCCGAGCAATCCGGTGAGTATTTCAACCTTCCCCGTGCCTGATGAGCGAGATTATGTCAAAAAAGGCGCACATTTTGGCCCGCATAATCTGCATGAAAACCGTCCTGGCAGTTTTATCAGTTCATCGCTGATTTTTGCCACTTATCAGAATGCGGGGGTTCGGGCCTATGACATCAGCAACCCCTATCAGCCGAAAGAAACTGGCGCTCTGGTGCCCGCTGCACCGGAAAAAATGATGGATAAACGACCTGGTCGCCCACAAGTGATTCAGTCATGTGATGTGTTTGTTGATGCTCAAGGGATTATCTACAGCACTGATTATAATGGCGGGCTATCTATCATCGAATATTTAGGTTAA
- a CDS encoding sugar ABC transporter substrate-binding protein, translating into MKKIASPLLALSLLTALPVFAADTATVAPIPDAIAKHQGQIKIAVIRNLGSDDNTTQFLSGVLKEGKKLGFKVDTFLSNGDDARFQDFVNQAISQKYDGIILSQGRDPYSTELVKRIVANGIAVSVFDTAIQGDIPGLTVTQQDDASLTNESFGQLVKDFNGKANIIKLWVAGFPPMERRQAAYQALLKQNPGITELESIGAVSSDVQGDTANKVGAVLAKYPKGKIDAIWGTWDAFTQGAYKALQENGRTEIKLYSIDISNQDLQLMREANSPWKVSVAVDPKLIGAVNLRLVAKKIAGEETPASYEFRAASIPQALLVSQPGPVNVSGLSKIIPGWGQSDDFNSPWFATLAAKNGQ; encoded by the coding sequence ATGAAAAAAATTGCTTCCCCATTACTGGCCCTGAGCCTGTTGACGGCACTGCCAGTATTCGCTGCGGACACCGCCACGGTAGCCCCTATTCCTGATGCCATTGCTAAGCATCAAGGGCAAATTAAAATTGCGGTGATCCGTAATTTAGGTTCCGACGACAACACCACTCAATTCCTATCTGGTGTATTGAAAGAAGGCAAAAAACTGGGTTTCAAAGTCGATACTTTCTTAAGTAATGGCGATGACGCGCGTTTTCAGGACTTTGTTAATCAGGCTATCAGCCAGAAATACGACGGGATTATTCTTTCCCAGGGCCGTGACCCCTACTCGACTGAACTGGTAAAACGCATTGTGGCGAACGGCATTGCCGTGTCTGTATTTGATACCGCCATTCAGGGTGATATCCCCGGTCTGACCGTCACTCAACAAGATGATGCTTCACTGACTAATGAATCCTTCGGTCAGCTGGTCAAGGACTTCAACGGTAAAGCAAATATTATCAAACTCTGGGTAGCCGGATTCCCACCGATGGAACGTCGCCAGGCCGCTTATCAAGCACTGCTGAAACAAAACCCAGGTATTACCGAACTGGAATCTATTGGTGCTGTTTCATCCGATGTTCAAGGCGATACCGCGAATAAAGTGGGGGCAGTCTTGGCGAAATACCCAAAAGGAAAAATCGATGCAATTTGGGGGACTTGGGATGCCTTTACTCAAGGTGCTTATAAAGCCTTGCAAGAAAACGGCCGTACCGAGATCAAATTGTACAGCATTGATATCTCGAATCAGGATTTGCAGTTGATGCGCGAAGCGAATAGCCCTTGGAAAGTCAGCGTTGCCGTCGATCCTAAGCTTATTGGTGCCGTTAACTTACGTCTGGTCGCCAAGAAAATTGCCGGTGAAGAGACCCCTGCCAGTTATGAATTCCGCGCAGCCTCTATTCCACAAGCACTGCTGGTGAGCCAACCTGGCCCAGTTAATGTTTCCGGTTTGAGTAAAATTATCCCTGGCTGGGGTCAGTCAGATGATTTCAACTCACCTTGGTTTGCTACCCTTGCTGCCAAAAATGGTCAGTAG
- the metG gene encoding methionine--tRNA ligase, with amino-acid sequence MAQVAKKILVTCALPYANGSIHLGHMLEHIQADIWVRFQRMRGNQVHFICADDAHGTPIMLKAQQLGIEPEQMIAEMSQEHQQDFAGFAISYDNYHSTHSDENRELSSLIYSRLKANGYIKNRTISQLYDPEKGMFLPDRFVKGTCPKCKSPDQYGDNCEVCGATYSPTELIDPKSAVSGATPVMRESEHFFFDLPAFSDMLQAWTRSGALQEQVANKMQEWFESGLQQWDISRDAPYFGFEIPDAPGKYFYVWLDAPIGYMGAFKNLCDKRGDLDFDEFWRKDSEADLYHFIGKDIVYFHSLFWPAMLEGSNFRKPTNLFVHGYVTVNGAKMSKSRGTFIKAGTYLKHLDADCLRYYYAAKLSSRIDDIDLNLEDFVQRVNADIVNKVVNLASRNAGFINKRFAGKLADHLADPALYKTFTDAATSIADAYSNRESSKAIREIMALADIANRYVDEQAPWVVAKEEGRDADLQAICSMGINLFRVLMTYLKPVLPALTERTEAFLNTELTWDSIEQPLLDHQINAFKALFNRIDVDKVNEMVASSKEDMAAAVAVTGPLADDPIQETISFDDFAKVDMRIALIQEADFVEGSDKLLKLKLDLGGETRQVFSGIRSAYPDPKVLEGRLTVMVANLAPRKMRFGISEGMVMAAGPGGKDIFLLSPDNGAQPGMQVK; translated from the coding sequence ATGGCTCAAGTCGCGAAAAAAATATTGGTGACGTGCGCGCTACCATACGCTAACGGTTCTATTCATCTCGGTCACATGCTCGAGCACATCCAGGCAGACATCTGGGTCCGTTTCCAGCGAATGCGCGGCAACCAGGTTCATTTTATCTGTGCAGATGATGCCCACGGCACCCCAATAATGCTGAAAGCTCAGCAACTGGGTATCGAACCGGAGCAGATGATTGCCGAGATGAGCCAGGAGCACCAACAAGATTTCGCCGGTTTTGCTATCAGTTATGATAACTATCACTCTACCCACAGTGATGAAAACCGTGAACTGTCGAGCCTGATATACAGCCGCCTAAAAGCGAATGGCTATATCAAGAATCGGACTATTTCTCAGCTCTATGATCCTGAGAAAGGGATGTTCCTGCCCGATCGTTTTGTCAAAGGCACTTGTCCCAAGTGTAAATCACCGGATCAATATGGCGATAACTGTGAAGTTTGTGGCGCAACCTACAGCCCGACTGAACTTATCGACCCCAAATCTGCGGTTTCTGGCGCGACGCCGGTCATGCGCGAATCTGAGCACTTCTTCTTCGACTTACCTGCATTTAGCGATATGTTGCAAGCCTGGACACGTTCCGGCGCACTGCAAGAACAAGTTGCAAATAAAATGCAGGAATGGTTTGAATCGGGCCTGCAACAGTGGGATATCTCCCGTGATGCCCCTTACTTTGGTTTCGAAATACCAGATGCGCCAGGTAAATATTTCTACGTCTGGCTTGATGCACCTATCGGCTATATGGGTGCTTTCAAAAACCTGTGCGATAAGCGTGGCGATTTAGATTTTGATGAGTTCTGGCGTAAAGACTCTGAAGCCGATCTGTATCATTTCATTGGTAAGGACATTGTTTACTTCCATAGCCTGTTCTGGCCAGCGATGTTGGAAGGCAGTAACTTCCGTAAGCCAACCAACCTATTCGTTCATGGTTATGTCACGGTAAACGGCGCAAAAATGTCGAAATCTCGTGGCACATTCATTAAAGCGGGCACTTACCTGAAACATCTGGATGCCGATTGTCTGCGTTATTACTACGCCGCCAAGCTGTCCTCTCGCATCGATGATATTGATTTGAATCTGGAAGATTTCGTCCAGCGCGTCAATGCCGATATCGTCAACAAAGTGGTTAATCTGGCCTCGCGTAATGCAGGTTTTATCAATAAGCGTTTTGCTGGCAAGTTAGCCGATCACCTTGCTGACCCTGCGTTATATAAAACCTTCACCGATGCAGCAACCAGTATTGCCGATGCGTATAGCAACCGTGAATCAAGCAAAGCAATTCGTGAAATTATGGCTCTGGCCGATATCGCCAACCGCTATGTTGATGAACAAGCACCTTGGGTAGTGGCAAAAGAAGAAGGCCGTGATGCCGACTTGCAAGCTATTTGCTCTATGGGTATCAACCTGTTCCGAGTGCTGATGACTTATCTCAAGCCGGTGCTGCCCGCACTGACTGAACGCACTGAGGCTTTCCTCAATACTGAATTAACTTGGGATAGCATTGAACAACCCCTGTTAGACCATCAGATTAATGCCTTTAAAGCACTGTTTAACCGCATTGATGTGGATAAGGTGAACGAAATGGTTGCTTCTTCTAAAGAAGATATGGCGGCAGCTGTCGCGGTAACCGGCCCATTAGCCGATGACCCCATTCAGGAAACCATCAGTTTTGATGATTTTGCTAAAGTAGATATGCGCATCGCGCTGATTCAAGAAGCAGATTTTGTCGAAGGCTCAGATAAACTATTAAAACTGAAATTGGATCTCGGCGGTGAAACCCGTCAGGTCTTCTCTGGTATCCGCTCAGCTTACCCTGACCCTAAAGTATTGGAAGGTCGACTCACTGTCATGGTGGCAAATCTGGCTCCGCGCAAAATGCGCTTCGGTATTTCTGAAGGCATGGTGATGGCTGCTGGCCCTGGCGGTAAGGACATCTTCCTGCTCAGCCCTGACAATGGTGCTCAGCCAGGTATGCAAGTGAAGTAA
- the apbC gene encoding iron-sulfur cluster carrier protein ApbC, whose product MSPKSPEQTTPDLLQSQISKVLAAFTHPTLQKSLTELRAIHHCALLDNVLHIELVMPFAWQFGFDLLKESVSGELLAVTGAKAIDWKLSHNITTLKRANDQPGVKGVRNIVAVSSGKGGVGKSSTAVNLALALAEEGAKVGILDADIYGPSIPNMLGTTNQRPTSPDGKHMAPIMAHGIATNSIGYLVTDENAMVWRGPMASKALMQMLQDTLWPDLDYLVIDMPPGTGDIQLTLSQNIPVTGALVVTTPQDIALIDAMKGIVMFEKVHVPVLGIIENMSMHICSNCGHLEPIFGTGGAEKLAQKYHCKLLGQIPLHISLREDLDRGEPTVVSHPDSEFADIYRQLASNVAAQMYWQGEAIPTEISFRAV is encoded by the coding sequence ATGAGCCCAAAATCCCCCGAGCAGACCACCCCTGACCTGCTGCAATCACAAATTTCAAAGGTTCTTGCTGCCTTTACACACCCAACTTTGCAAAAAAGCCTGACTGAGCTGCGAGCTATTCATCACTGTGCCTTATTGGACAATGTGCTACATATCGAGCTGGTGATGCCTTTTGCCTGGCAGTTCGGTTTTGACCTATTAAAAGAGTCCGTCAGCGGAGAATTGCTGGCAGTGACGGGTGCCAAGGCCATTGACTGGAAGCTGTCTCATAATATCACCACACTGAAACGCGCCAATGATCAACCCGGAGTCAAAGGGGTGCGTAATATTGTGGCGGTCAGCTCCGGTAAAGGCGGGGTGGGGAAATCCAGTACCGCCGTGAACCTGGCACTGGCCTTGGCTGAAGAGGGCGCAAAAGTCGGTATTCTGGATGCTGATATCTATGGTCCTTCCATTCCAAATATGCTGGGCACCACAAATCAGCGGCCAACTTCCCCAGACGGTAAGCATATGGCACCGATCATGGCCCACGGTATTGCCACCAACTCGATTGGCTATTTGGTCACCGATGAGAATGCTATGGTGTGGCGTGGCCCGATGGCCAGCAAGGCCTTAATGCAGATGTTGCAAGACACCTTATGGCCGGATTTGGATTATTTAGTCATCGATATGCCGCCGGGTACCGGTGATATCCAATTGACACTGTCACAGAATATTCCGGTTACTGGTGCGTTGGTGGTGACCACGCCACAAGATATTGCCTTGATTGATGCCATGAAAGGTATCGTGATGTTTGAGAAGGTACATGTGCCAGTATTGGGTATTATTGAAAATATGAGCATGCATATTTGCAGTAATTGCGGCCATCTGGAGCCTATTTTTGGTACCGGTGGGGCAGAAAAATTGGCTCAGAAATATCATTGCAAATTGTTGGGGCAAATTCCGTTGCATATTTCACTACGCGAAGACCTCGATCGCGGCGAGCCAACGGTAGTTAGCCATCCTGACAGTGAGTTTGCTGATATCTATCGTCAACTGGCATCCAACGTTGCGGCACAGATGTATTGGCAGGGTGAAGCAATTCCGACGGAAATATCATTCCGCGCGGTGTAA
- the udk gene encoding uridine kinase gives MTDKAHQCVIIGIAGASASGKSLIASTLYRELREQVGDQHIGVIPEDGYYKDQSHLSMEERVKTNYDHPSAMDHNLLLEHLQSLKAGKPIELPLYSYTEHTRKKETVHLEPKKVIILEGILLLTDIRLRQEMNFSIFVDTPLDICLMRRMKRDVNERGRSMDSVMAQYQKTVRPMFLQFIEPSKQYADIIVPRGGKNRIAIDILKAKISQFFE, from the coding sequence ATGACTGACAAAGCACACCAGTGCGTCATTATCGGGATAGCGGGTGCTTCAGCCTCCGGGAAAAGTCTTATCGCTAGTACGCTGTATCGTGAATTGCGTGAACAGGTCGGTGACCAACATATTGGCGTCATCCCTGAGGATGGTTATTACAAAGACCAGAGCCACCTATCAATGGAAGAGCGGGTCAAAACTAACTATGACCATCCCAGCGCTATGGATCACAATTTATTGCTCGAACATCTGCAATCGCTGAAAGCGGGCAAGCCGATTGAATTGCCGCTATACAGTTACACCGAGCACACACGTAAAAAAGAAACCGTCCATTTAGAACCGAAAAAAGTGATTATTTTGGAAGGGATCTTATTGTTGACTGATATTCGTCTGCGTCAGGAGATGAACTTCTCGATCTTTGTTGATACACCGCTGGACATCTGTTTGATGCGCCGAATGAAACGTGATGTCAATGAACGTGGCCGTTCTATGGATTCGGTGATGGCTCAATACCAGAAAACAGTGCGCCCAATGTTCCTGCAATTTATCGAGCCTTCTAAGCAATATGCTGACATTATCGTCCCACGCGGCGGTAAGAACCGCATTGCGATCGATATCCTTAAAGCAAAAATTAGCCAGTTCTTTGAGTGA
- the dcd gene encoding dCTP deaminase: protein MRLCDRDIEAWLDSGKLGIDPRPPVERINGATVDVRLGNKFRVFLGHTAGFIDLSGPKDEVSAALERVMSDEIILPEGEAFFLHPGELALAVTLESVTIPDDLVGWLDGRSSLARLGLMVHVTAHRIDPGWQGRIVLEFYNSGKLPLALRPGMLIGALSFEPLSGPAARPYNSRQDAKYRGQQGAVASRIDKD, encoded by the coding sequence ATGAGACTGTGCGATCGTGACATAGAAGCCTGGCTGGATAGCGGTAAACTGGGGATTGATCCCCGCCCGCCAGTAGAACGAATTAATGGCGCCACAGTCGATGTCCGCTTAGGGAATAAATTCCGTGTCTTCCTCGGGCATACTGCGGGGTTTATTGACTTAAGTGGCCCGAAAGATGAAGTCAGCGCAGCGTTGGAACGGGTGATGAGTGATGAAATCATTCTGCCTGAAGGGGAAGCGTTCTTCCTACATCCGGGTGAGTTGGCGCTGGCGGTAACATTGGAATCCGTGACTATTCCCGATGATTTGGTCGGCTGGCTTGATGGACGCTCCTCATTGGCCCGTCTGGGGCTGATGGTGCATGTGACTGCCCACCGAATCGATCCCGGTTGGCAAGGCAGAATTGTACTGGAGTTCTATAATTCAGGTAAGTTGCCGTTGGCACTGCGCCCTGGCATGCTGATTGGCGCGCTGAGTTTTGAGCCACTTTCTGGCCCGGCAGCTCGTCCTTATAATAGTCGTCAGGATGCCAAGTATCGTGGTCAACAAGGTGCTGTAGCCAGTCGTATTGATAAAGACTAG